A stretch of the Lactuca sativa cultivar Salinas chromosome 9, Lsat_Salinas_v11, whole genome shotgun sequence genome encodes the following:
- the LOC111878692 gene encoding uncharacterized protein LOC111878692, producing the protein MASSSTTSISKPIYRTKCDCGDQLQYSVSRTDKNPGRKFKACPNYKGTKKGCKYFKWLDTEEMEFYANEREPYNEIVASGVLQVIKLLKFVLVMLVVIGVILLIGIVF; encoded by the exons ATGGCTTCGTCTTCAACAACTTCTATCAGCAAACCGATTTATCGCACTAAGTGTGATTGTGGTGATCAACTGCAATactcagtttcaagaactgaTAAAAACCCAGGAAGAAAGTTCAAGGCATGCCCTAACTATAAG GGTACCAAAAAAGGGTGTAAATATTTCAAGTGGCTTGACACGGAAGAGATGGAGTTTTATGCTAATGAAAGGGAGCCCTATAACGAAATTGTTGCTAGTGGTGTTCTGCAGGTGATCAAGTTGTTGAAGTTTGTGTTGGTGATGTTGGTGGTTATTGGAGTAATTTTGTTAATTGGCATTGTATTTTAA
- the LOC111878685 gene encoding cytochrome P450 93A3, with amino-acid sequence MADFHGYFILFLIWLISTIFIRSFLKSIRAKKLNLPPTLFSLPIIGHLHLLAPIPHQAFHKISLKYGPVFRLFLGSIPCVVTGSPEVAKEFLKTSENAYLDRPQNSAVAYLTYGSKDFSFAPYGSYWKFMKKIVMSQLLNGTTLDLLLPVRQDEINRFIKSLERKAKAGHAVDLDVELVKMTNNVISRMLMTERCSEEEDEAGEMKKLVTEIAEITGKFNLSDYIWIFKNLDLQGFGKQLKGIHGRFDALIERIMKEHEEARKQKTGVVKDLLNMLLDVAEDQSMEIKLTRENIKAFILDIFAAGTDTSAITTEWALSELINHPNIMKKAVEEIDKVVGKDRLLQESDIPNLPYLQAIVKETLRLHPTGPMIPRQSTEDCTIAGYHIPANTTIFVNVWALGRDPNHWENALEFRPERFEECHLDVRGQHFHMLPFGSGRRMCPGTSLALQVIHATLGCMIQCFEWKAGEDGKLIRVDMEEGVGITLPRANPLVCLPVARLNPIPLSI; translated from the exons ATGGCTGATTTCCATGGCTACTTCATCCTCTTTCTCATATGGCTGATCTCAACCATCTTCATCCGCTCATTCTTAAAATCTATTCGTGCTAAAAAACTTAATCTTCCACCAACCCTCTTTTCCCTTCCAATCATTGGACACCTCCATCTCCTTGCTCCAATCCCTCATCAAGCTTTTCACAAGATTTCTCTCAAATATGGGCCAGTTTTTCGCCTTTTTCTTGGCTCTATACCTTGTGTTGTTACTGGTTCACCAGAAGTGGCAAAAGAATTCCTTAAAACCTCTGAAAATGCGTATTTAGATCGACCCCAAAACTCGGCTGTGGCTTATTTAACTTATGGATCAAAAGATTTCTCCTTTGCTCCTTACGGATCATACTGGAAGTTCATGAAGAAGATAGTCATGTCACAGCTCCTAAATGGCACAACACTAGACTTGCTCCTTCCAGTTAGGCAAGATGAGATAAATCGTTTTATTAAATCGTTAGAAAGAAAGGCAAAAGCTGGGCATGCGGTGGATCTTGATGTGGAGCTCGTGAAGATGACAAACAATGTCATATCAAGAATGCTTATGACAGAAAGGTGTTCAGAGGAGGAGGATGAGGCTGGGGAAATGAAGAAATTGGTGACTGAAATCGCTGAGATTACTGGTAAATTCAATCTCTCGGACTACATTTGGATCTTTAAGAATCTAGACTTGCAGGGTTTTGGGAAACAACTGAAGGGGATTCATGGAAGATTCGATGCATTGATTGAGAGGATCATGAAAGAGCATGAAGAGGCAAGAAAACAGAAGACAGGAGTAGTGAAGGATTTGCTCAACATGTTGCTTGATGTTGCAGAAGACCAAAGTATGGAGATAAAGCTGACCAGAGAGAACATCAAAGCCTTCATTCTG GATATATTTGCTGCAGGAACAGACACTTCGGCAATTACAACAGAATGGGCTTTATCAgaacttataaaccatccaaacaTCATGAAGAAAGCAGTAGAAGAAATAGACAAAGTTGTGGGAAAAGACAGACTTTTACAAGAATCAGACATACCAAACCTTCCTTACCTTCAAGCAATCGTGAAGGAAACCCTACGACTCCATCCCACAGGCCCAATGATTCCAAGACAATCAACAGAAGATTGCACGATAGCAGGTTATCATATTCCAGCGAACACTACTATTTTTGTCAACGTGTGGGCCCTTGGTAGAGACCCAAACCATTGGGAAAACGCTCTTGAATTCAGGCCTGAACGATTTGAAGAGTGCCACTTGGATGTGAGAGGACAACACTTTCACATGCTGCCATTTGGAAGCGGGAGGAGGATGTGTCCTGGGACATCACTAGCGTTGCAGGTGATACATGCAACTCTTGGTTGTATGATTCAGTGCTTTGAGTGGAAGGCTGGAGAAGATGGGAAGCTTATTAGGGTGGATATGGAAGAAGGAGTTGGGATCACACTTCCTAGGGCTAACCCTTTGGTTTGTCTTCCAGTAGCCCGGCTAAATCCAATCCCATTGTCAATCTAA
- the LOC111878617 gene encoding ras-related protein RABA4d, whose translation MGDLNAKADYVFKVVLIGDSAVGKSQLLARFAKNEFNVDSKATIGVEFQTKSLLIDGKMVKAQIWDTAGQERYRAVTSAYYRGAVGAMLVYDMTKRQSFDHMTRWLEELRGHADKNIVIMLIGNKCDLETLRAVPVEDAKEFAEREKLYFMETSARESTNVETAFLTALTEIYGIVSKKTLSADGDSDKSASLKGTAILVDQDANSGAKGGGGCCG comes from the exons ATGGGAGATTTGAATGCAAAGGCCGATTATGTGTTCAAAGTAGTATTGATCGGAGACTCGGCTGTTGGAAAATCTCAGCTCCTTGCGCGTTTTGCCAAAAATGAATTCAATGTCGATTCAAAAGCTACGATTGGGGTTGAATTTCAAACAAAATCTTTGTTAATTGATGGGAAGATGGTGAAGGCGCAGATTTGGGATACTGCTGGTCAAGAAAG ATATCGGGCAGTGACAAGTGCATATTACAGAGGAGCAGTTGGTGCAATGTTAGTATATGACATGACAAAACGCCAGTCGTTTGACCATATGACCAGGTGGCTAGAAGAACTGAGGGGACATGCTGATAAAAACATAGTAATCATGTTAATTGGAAACAAATGTGATTTAGAAACTCTTAGAGCAGTTCCAGTTGAAGATGCTAAAGAGTTTGCAGAAAGAGAAAAACTATATTTCATGGAAACATCAGCACGTGAGTCCACAAACGTTGAAACTGCATTTCTAACAGCTTTGACAGAAATATATGGGATTGTAAGCAAGAAAACTCTAAGTGCTGATGGAGATTCTGATAAATCAGCATCTCTCAAAGGAACAGCGATACTTGTTGATCAGGATGCAAACTCTGGTGCAAAGGGTGGTGGTGGATGCTGTGGATAA